From the Astatotilapia calliptera chromosome 6, fAstCal1.2, whole genome shotgun sequence genome, one window contains:
- the xpo1a gene encoding exportin-1 gives MPAEMTMLADHPARQLLDFSQKLDINLLDNVVNSMYHDIGSQQRVAQEVLTNLKDHPDAWTRVDTILEFSQNMKTKYYALQILETVIKTRWKILPRNQCEGIKKYVVGLIIKTSSDPANMEKEGVYISKLNMILVQILKQEWPKHWPTFISDIVGASRTSESLCQNNMIILKLLSEEVFDFSSGQMTQVKAKHLKDSMCNEFSQIFQLCQFVMENSQNAPLVHATLETLLRFLNWIPLGYIFETKLISTLVYKFLNVPMFRNVTLKCLTEIAGVSVNQYEEQFVNLFTLTMSQLKQMLPLNTNIRVAYANGKDDEQNFIQNLSLFLCTFLKEHGQLIEKRPNLRETLMEALHYMLLVSEVEETEIFKICLEYWNHLAAELYRESPFSTSSTPLLSDVPPRRHLYLPVLSQVRLLMVSRMAKPEEVLVVENDQGEVVREFMKDTDAINLYKNMRETLVYLTHLDYADTERIMTEKLHNQVNGTEWSWRNLNMLCWAIGSISGAMHEEDEKRFLVTVIKDLLGLCEQKRGKDNKAIIASNIMYIVGQYPRFLRAHWKFLKTVVNKLFEFMHETHDGVQDMACDTFIKIAQKCRRHFVQVQVGEVMPFIDEILNNINTIICDLQPQQVHTFYEAVGYMIGAQTDQAVQELLIEKYMLLPNQVWDSIIQQATKNVDILKDAETVRQLGSILKTNVRACKAVGHPFVVQLGRIYLDMLNVYKCLSENISSAVQSNGEMVTKQPLIRSMRTVKRETLKLISGWVSRSNDPQMVAENFVPPLLEAVLIDYQRNVPAAREPEVLSTMATIVNKLGVHITGEIPMIFDAVFECTLNMINKDFEEFPEHRTHFFYLLQAATSQCFPAFLSIAPAQFKLILDSIIWAFKHTMRNVADTGLQILYTLLQNVSAEEAAAQSFYQTYFCDILQHIFSVVTDTSHTAGLTMHATILAYMFNLVEEGKVSVALSAASPANNQGHVQEYIANLLKTAFPHLQDAQVKVFVTGLFSLNQDIPAFKEHLRDFLVQIKEFAGEDTSDLFLEERETALRQAQEEKHKLQMSVPGILNPHELPEEMCD, from the exons ATGCCAGCAGAAATGACAATGTTGGCAGATCACCCagccagacagctgctggacttCAGCCAGAAATTGGACATAAATCTGTTGGACAATGTTGTCAACTCCATGTATCATGACATTGGATCCCAg CAACGAGTAGCCCAGGAAGTGCTCACAAACTTGAAGGACCACCCTGATGCTTGGACGAGAGTCGACACCATCCTGGAGTTCTCTCAGAACATGAAAACTAAG TATTATGCTCTTCAGATTCTGGAGACAGTCATCAAAACACGCTGGAAGATTCTTCCAAGAAATCAGTGTGAAG gaATCAAGAAGTATGTTGTTGGACTGATTATCAAGACTTCTTCTGATCCTGCGAACATGGAG AAAGAGGGGGTatacatttcaaaactcaacATGATCCTTGTACAG ATCCTGAAGCAGGAATGGCCCAAACACTGGCCCACTTTTATAAGTGATATTGTGGGTGCAAGTCGGACCAGTGAGAGCCTCTGTCAGAACAACATGATCATCCTCAAACTGCTCAGTGAAGAGGTGTTTGACTTCTCCAGTGGCCAGATGACCCAGGTGAAGGCCAAGCATCTCAAAGACAG CATGTGCAATGAGTTCTCCCAAATATTCCAGCTGTGCCAGTTTGTAATG GAAAATTCCCAAAATGCCCCACTGGTCCACGCTACCCTGGAGACTTTACTCCGCTTTTTGAATTGGATTCCTTTAGGTTACATCTTTGAGACGAAACTCATCAGCACGTTGGTCTACAAG ttcttGAACGTACCCATGTTTCGCAATGTGACTCTGAAATGTCTGACTGAGATCGCTGGTGTGAGCGTGAACCAGTATGAGGAGCAGTTTGTCAACCTCTTTACCCTCACCATGTCCCAGCTCAAACAG ATGCTGCctttaaacacaaacatcagaGTGGCGTACGCCAATGGGAAGGATGACGAACAAAACTTTATTCAGAATCTGAGCTTGTTCCTCTGCACTTTCCTCAAAGAACATGGCCAGCTCATTGAGAAAAGGCCCAACCTACGCGAGACACTCATGGAG GCGCTGCACTACATGCTGCTGGTGTCAGAAGTGGAGGAGACGGAGATCTTTAAGATCTGTTTGGAATACTGGAACCACCTGGCAGCTGAACTCTACAGAGAGAGTCCCTTCTCCACTTCCAGCACTCCACTGCTCTCTGATGTCCCACCACGCAGACACCTTTACCTACCTGTGCTCTCCCAG GTGCGTCTACTGATGGTGAGCCGTATGGCCAAACCAGAGGAAGTGCTCGTGGTGGAGAACGATCAGGGCGAAGTGGTCAGGGAGTTTATGAAGGACACAGATGCAATCAACCTTTATAAGAACATGAGAGAGACTCTTG TGTATCTGACTCATCTGGACTATGCTGATACTGAACGCATCATGACAGAGAAGCTTCACAACCAGGTGAATGGCACCGAGTGGTCGTGGAGAAACCTGAACATGCTGTGCTGGGCCATTGGTTCCATCAGCGGAGCGATGCATGAGGAGGATGAAAAGAGGTTCCTTGTGACTGTCATCAAG GACCTGCTTGGCTTGTGTGAGCAGAAAAGAGGCAAAGACAACAAGGCCATAATAGCATCAAACATCATGTATATCGTGGGTCAGTATCCTCGCTTCCTGCGAGCCCACTGGAAGTTCCTCAAGACGGTCGTCAACAAGCTGTTTGAGTTTATGCATG AGACACATGATGGCGTTCAGGACATGGCATGTGATACTTTCATCAAGATAGCCCAAAAGTGCCGCCGTCATTTTGTGCAGGTTCAGGTGGGAGAGGTGATGCCCTTTATAGATGAGATTCTGAACAACATCAACACCATCATTTGTGACCTGCAGCCTCAGCAG GTTCATACATTTTATGAGGCAGTGGGCTACATGATTGGAGCTCAGACAGACCAGGCTGTTCAAGAGCTTCTGATAGAGAAATACATGCTGCTGCCTAATCAGGTGTGGGACAGCATCATCCAGCAAGCCACTAAG AATGTGGATATCCTGAAGGATGCGGAGACGGTGCGTCAGCTGGGCAGCATCCTCAAGACAAACGTCAGAGCCTGCAAAGCTGTTGGCCATCCCTTTGTTGTCCAGCTAGGACGCATCTACCTGGACATGCTCAACGTCTACAAATGTCTAAGTGAAAACATTTCCTCAGCTGTCCAAAGCAATG GTGAGATGGTGACTAAGCAGCCTCTGATTAGGAGTATGAGGACCGTAAAGAGAGAGACGCTAAAATTAATCTCTGGCTGGGTCAGTCGCTCCAATGACCCTCAGATG GTGGCAGAGAACTTTGTGCCTCCCCTGCTGGAAGCTGTGCTCATAGACTACCAGAGGAATGTTCCAGCTGCCCGGGAGCCTGAGGTCCTCAGCACCATGGCAACCATTGTGAACAAGTTGGGAGTCCATATCACCGGAGAAATTCCCATGATCTTTGACGCTGTCTTCGAGTGCACTCTGAACATGATAAACAAG GACTTTGAAGAATTTCCAGAACACAGAACCCATTTCTTCTACCTCCTTCAGGCTGCCACCTCCCAGTGCTTCCCAGCCTTCCTATCTATTGCCCCAGCTCAGTTCAAACTGATCCTGGACTCCATCATCTGGGCTTTTAAGCATACGATGAGAAATGTGGCTGACACAG GCTTGCAGATCCTATATACTCTCCTGCAGAATGTTTCTGCAGAGGAAGCAGCAGCGCAGAGCTTCTACCAGACGTACTTCTGTGACATTCTGCAGCACATCTTTTCTGTGGTCACGGATACATCTCACACTGCAG GATTAACGATGCATGCCACCATCTTGGCGTATATGTTTAACCTGGTGGAAGAGGGGAAAGTTAGTGTTGCTCTGAGTGCTGCAAGCCCAGCCAACAATCAGGGACATGTCCAGGAGTACATCGCCAACCTGCTCAAGACAGCCTTCCCCCACCTCCAAGA TGCCCAGGTGAAGGTGTTTGTGACGGGTCTATTCAGCCTCAATCAGGATATCCCAGCCTTTAAGGAGCACCTAAGGGACTTCCTTGTGCAGATCAAG GAGTTTGCTGGTGAGGACACGTCAGACCTCTtcctggaggagagagagacagctctGCGCCAAGCccaggaagaaaaacacaagctcCAGATGTCTGTGCCCGGCATCCTCAACCCCCATGAGTTGCCAGAGGAGATGTGCGACTAA